The following is a genomic window from Bacillus spongiae.
ATTCTCCGAAAAGTTAAAAAATCTGGATGTTGTTTCCCGTTTAGATAATTACTTACAGATGGTGGGCTTTTTTTTACCACAGGTGCAAGGGCCTTGTTGTCAATGTTCTTTCGTCGCATGTCCTTTTTTAATAGATTTAAAACGTTTACCATACTTGCTCACTCCTGTTCTTTTCGCAAAATAAAAACCATTCCTCCACAGGAACGGTTCAATTTAACAAAAACAGAAAGATTATATGGTAAATCGTTCCGTATTTCTGTTATAATTGTTCCGTATCCTGGTGCTTTAAGAGGTGAGAGGATACACTAGGCAGCTTCTCGGGCATGAGAGGCTGTCTTTTTAAATAAATACTTGTAAGTTGGAATTTACAGTTTATTTATAATTTTACAATACTCCCCATTACACTAACATTACAATTCTTTTAGTTGCCTTCTTTTTTAGCGTCACTGTAATGCTAACATAATTTCTATCCCTCGTAACTTGGGGAAATTTTGCTCGTTTTTTCACTACTTTTTAAGTAAAAACGCAATATTAAACGATTTTTCCTCAAAAACTTGGGGGAATTTCGTACTTTATTAACAAAAACACATTTTTATCTTTTGTACTTCTTCAACTTTTCCTCTAATGCTTTTCTCTCAGCTTCAGTAAAATCATGATTATCATCGTCTTTTTCTACAACTTCTTTAATATTATTAGCTTCATCAAACCAATCCGGTAACTTTTCTTTACGAGTCGGCTTTTGATTATCAGCATCAATTTTTTTATTGCGATTATCTATGTATGTATTTAACGCTCTGTCTAGGTAATTACTAAAATTAGATTTTATCTCTTGTGTAAGAACTGTATTTAATATATCCGCAAACTTGTCTTGATCTATGGTGATTTTGTAAGAGTGATATTTTAACTCGATTGTTTCAAAGTAAGAATCATTCAATCTATCTTTTTTGTTTTTTAGAACCTTTAATACTGTGGAAGGTAAATCAAGTTTATTTATCCTCTCATTGATAGATAGATTCTTTAAAGAAGTCTTTGAAGAAGTCTTTGAAGAAGTCTTTGAAGTAATCTCTGGTATTGTTCTCTCATTATGAGAAATGCATTTCTCATTTTGAGAATTCGATTTCTCATTTTGAGAAATGGGTAGTAACGGTATTTCTGGCTCATTTTCTGGTGTTTTTTCAGTTTTTTCTTCTTGTTTTGGAATACCATAGCCTTCTAGCACATAGCCCAATTTATTTAGTTCATTTCGAACAAAATCAATGTCAACTTTATACCAATTTGTTCTATCCCATTTTTTCTTTGGATCTGGATTTTTCCCCTTAATTATAAATTTATCTTTTGTTAAATCGTTTAACATCCGATTTAAGGTTTTAGCACTGGCAATCCCCATTAATTCTTCTGCGAGTTCATCGCCTGTTTTCCAGAACCAACCGTTACGCAAACTTCCTTTTTTCTTTTTAACTTTATCTTCAAGGCCCAACTTTTCATATTCATCAATTTCTTTCTGGGTTTCTCTGTCTACTTTAATTATAATTTCAGTCCAATAAATCAATTGATTTAACAAAATTGCCTTTGTAGCATTTCCGGTAATCGCAACCATTTCTTCTTTCAATACAACCCTCTTTAATTTCTCTGTCATACTAGTTTCCTCCTATATTGGAAACAAAAAAGAGCAACGTTTCACCGCACGAGAATATAACTCTCGAAATTTGGCAAAACATTGCTCATTAAAAACTCTTGAAATTTTACACAAAAACGATTAGAATTATAGAGAAATCTAACAGTTTTTTAAAAAGAGCTTTTCTTGCAGGAGTTTTGCCGTACTTGTACTACGGCTAAAACGGTTGACAGTGCTTCCAACACTAGTCAACACGCTTGGGAAGTTCTTTTTTTATTCCGTTCTATTGAATTACATTAATCATACGCTCACGAGGAAAAATTTGCAATAGAATATTGATAATAGATTAATTGGGAATATATAGGAATTTAGTGATATACTTATAGAGAAATAGACCCCATTCTTAGCCTTAGAAACGTTCTAGGGCTTTTTTTATTGAGCGATACTAATGTTCAACAAGTTGCCACACAATATTTACAATTAATTTACATTATAGTGATATATTGGTATAGAGAATTAATTCGTTTTAATTCTCCTCTTCTTATTGCCCTAGAGTAATCTAGGGTTTTTTTGCACTAAAAAAGCCAAACCCGAAAGGATTTGACTTATGCTCCTGGTCCGCCGCCTGGGTCAATGTGATGGCTACCACCACCTCCTCCAGTACCTGGGTCAACGACTCCACCTGGTTTTATTCCTGAATCGTTCATATTATTACCTCCCTTTAATTTCCTAGTATTTTTTATTCGACAATATAGGTATATTTCCTTTGAATATTTAAAGGTGTTTGTTATCCTTATGTCTAATTCATACTAAAAGGACACGAGAACGGAGGAATAAAATGACGAGAACAGATATACCTTACTCTGCTAAAGAGGTTATTGAGGTCTTAGGCATTGGTAATAGTACACTTCGTAAGTGGTCGCTGGCGTTAGAAGAACACAACTATAACTTCATTCGAACCGACCAGAACAAAAGAATGTTTACTGATAAAGATTTAGTTATCTTAAAACAGTTTCAAATGTTGGTACAGCGAAAAAATTTATCAATTAACAATGCTGCTGAAGTGATTGCGAACAAGTATAACAAGGATTCTGATGTTGTGTTCTCGAATGAGACGGAGGTAGAACGCACCTCTGAAACTCCGTTATCATTTAAGACGTTGCAAGAACAGTATCTGTCCACGAATGAGACGGTGAAAGAACTGAAAACGGATGTGGAACAGCTAAAGACCATGAACAGAGAGTTATTACAAGCCTTACAAGAACAGAACAACTACATAAAAGAGAACTTAGAAAGAAGAGATCAGCAATTAATTGAATCAATTCGTGAGAGTCAGGAAACAAAAAAGTTACTTCTTGAAGCAAAAGAACAACAGGAACAAGAGAAAAAGCCACGAAAGGGAATCTTCCGTTGGCTTTCCAGGGACTAGACGCAATGGCGTCTTTTTTTTATTTACTGTTAGCCTTTGCAATTAATTACGCTTGTTATTCCAAAAAACGCTCTTTTGTAGACTATTATTTAGAATTTTATTTTATTATATTGAACTTTTATATATAAAATCATTAAAACTTTAATGTATTTTCACTTAGATAAGGAGGAAATATGAAATATTATATAAAAATTCATTGAAATTTTAATAAAGTTCTAATATTATTAAAAGTACATAGAATAATTGTATAAAACTTTATTAAAAGGGAGATGCTAATATGAGTAACAAGCGTATAGTAATTGGTTTGGATCATGGAAATGGTTGGGTTAAGGCAAAAACAGATTCAAATATGGTTGTATTGCCGTCCTATATTGCTCGTAAAGATTCTTTAGGTGAAGGATTAACAGGTGGAAAATTAGAGTTAAATGAGTTTGAAAGTAGTACCCATAAAGGTGAAGTGTATGTATGGGGAAAAGACGTCGTTAAG
Proteins encoded in this region:
- a CDS encoding MerR family transcriptional regulator translates to MTRTDIPYSAKEVIEVLGIGNSTLRKWSLALEEHNYNFIRTDQNKRMFTDKDLVILKQFQMLVQRKNLSINNAAEVIANKYNKDSDVVFSNETEVERTSETPLSFKTLQEQYLSTNETVKELKTDVEQLKTMNRELLQALQEQNNYIKENLERRDQQLIESIRESQETKKLLLEAKEQQEQEKKPRKGIFRWLSRD